A single genomic interval of Malania oleifera isolate guangnan ecotype guangnan chromosome 13, ASM2987363v1, whole genome shotgun sequence harbors:
- the LOC131146099 gene encoding uncharacterized protein LOC131146099 isoform X6 has product MVQKRPFNDEELYKVSSKHPRQLEHNNELVPFLEFVPSELAFQKLFFSAESGSTKIDKIEGDEKIAIATDSIVEPPASIEDTETSVPGCLSWATSSTSEEDARSEAVLHEPFSPNYFDPDRSTRTFARSEEYYSYVDQPSRRRIPIGPGHQADIPTWGLQGGNDEKRFMGNCVIPMPDSEAQPTAHDTIKAVSGRTDCSCRDKGSLQCVRQHVAEAREELMKTLGQERFVELGFCNMGEKVAENWSDDEERLFHEVVFSNPASLGKSFWENLSIVFPFKAKKEIVSYYFNVFMLQRRAEQNRYDPVNIDSDNDEWQESDNSGDELGMTEEDEDSVVESPIYHDIGYTQSWENDVREYDEDAVGEICDNNGSVVFGSFKGINNIAETCLGKLSDNCSSDPTFPSLEKIPREESDYHEAQDESCTSFDTGVPAPVTEVKAEDGNHWPGSPNGFSNGSVRGYVLEPCDAKVWETGSGYITCPKNEIDFLPTYSVIEEVFGVGTWNCKARDGKGLS; this is encoded by the exons ATGGTGCAGAAACGTCCTTTCAATGATGAGGAGTTATATAAGGTTTCTTCTAAGCATCCAAGACAATTGGAACACAATAATGAGCTAGTTCCATTTTTGGAATTTGTTCCTTCCGAACTTGCTTTCCAGAAACTCTTCTTTTCTG CTGAGAGTGGCTCcacaaaaatagataaaattgaAGGTGATGAGAAAATTGCTATTGCTACAGACAGTATTGTTGAGCCTCCAGCAAGCATAGAGGACACTGAAACCAGTGTCCCTGGCTGCTTATCCTGGGCCACGAGCAGTACTAGTGAAGAAGATGCCAGGTCTGAGGCAGTTCTTCATGAACCTTTTTCCCCCAACTATTTTGATCCTGATCGTTCAACAAGGACCTTTGCCCGCTCAGAGGAGTACTATTCTTATGTGGATCAGCCTTCTCGGAGGCGAATTCCCATTGGACCAGGTCATCAGGCTGATATTCCAACATGGGGCTTGCAGG GTGGCAATGACGAGAAAAGATTTATGGGGAATTGTGTAATTCCAATGCCTGATTCAGAAGCTCAACCAACGGCACATGATACTATCAAAGCTGTAAGTGGGAGAACTGATTGTAGCTGCCGGGACAAGGGTTCTCTCCAGTGTGTTAGACAGCATGTTGCAGAAGCAAGAGAGGAACTCATGAAAACACTTGGGCAGGAGAGATTTGTGGAGCTGGGATTCTGTAACATGGGAGAAAAAGTGGCAGAGAACTGGAGTGATGATGAAGAACGATTATTCCATGAGGTGGTTTTTTCTAACCCAGCATCATTGGGCAAAagtttttgggaaaatctttCAATAGTCTTTCCTTTCAAAGCCAAAAAGGAGATTGTGAGCTATTACTTCAATGTCTTTATGCTTCAAAGGCGGGCTGAGCAGAATCGATATGACCCAGTGAACATTGATAGTGATAACGATGAGTGGCAAGAGAGTGACAACTCTGGTGATGAACTTGGAATGACGGAGGAGGATGAAGACTCTGTTGTTGAATCTCCTATTTATCACGATATTGGTTATACTCAAAGCTGGGAAAATGATGTCCGTGAATATGATGAGGATGCTGTGGGTGAGATTTGTGATAATAATGGAAGTGTGGTTTTTGGTAGCTTTAAGGGCATCAACAACATTGCAGAGACATGCCTTGGGAAGCTCTCTGACAACTGCAGTTCTGATCCAACATTTCCAAGCTTGGAGAAGATTCCCCGGGAAGAAAGTGATTATCACGAGGCCCAAGATGAGTCCTGCACATCCTTTGACACAGGGGTTCCTGCACCAGTGACTGAAGTGAAGGCTGAGGACGGCAACCACTGGCCAGGTAGTCCCAATGGGTTTAGTAATGGTAGCGTGCGCGGATATGTTTTGGAACCTTGTGATGCTAAAGTATGGGAGACTGGATCTGGATATATTACTTGCCCAAAAAATGAAATTGATTTTTTGCCCACGTACAGTGTGATTGAAGAGGTTTTTGGAGTTGGAACTTGGAATTGCAAAGCAAGGGATGGGAAGGGACTGAGTTAG
- the LOC131146099 gene encoding uncharacterized protein LOC131146099 isoform X3 → MVQKRPFNDEELYKVSSKHPRQLEHNNELVPFLEFVPSELAFQKLFFSAESGSTKIDKIEGDEKIAIATDSIVEPPASIEDTETSVPGCLSWATSSTSEEDARSEAVLHEPFSPNYFDPDRSTRTFARSEEYYSYVDQPSRRRIPIGPGHQADIPTWGLQGTGNLNYLDSSEPLILVPKAFDRDLIGGNDEKRFMGNCVIPMPDSEAQPTAHDTIKAVSGRTDCSCRDKGSLQCVRQHVAEAREELMKTLGQERFVELGFCNMGEKVAENWSDDEERLFHEVVFSNPASLGKSFWENLSIVFPFKAKKEIVSYYFNVFMLQRRAEQNRYDPVNIDSDNDEWQESDNSGDELGMTEEDEDSVVESPIYHDIGYTQSWENDVREYDEDAVGEICDNNGSVVFGSFKGINNIAETCLGKLSDNCSSDPTFPSLEKIPREESDYHEAQDESCTSFDTGVPAPVTEVKAEDGNHWPGSPNGFSNGSVRGYVLEPCDAKVWETGSGYITCPKNEIDFLPTYSVIEEVFGVGTWNCKARDGKGLS, encoded by the exons ATGGTGCAGAAACGTCCTTTCAATGATGAGGAGTTATATAAGGTTTCTTCTAAGCATCCAAGACAATTGGAACACAATAATGAGCTAGTTCCATTTTTGGAATTTGTTCCTTCCGAACTTGCTTTCCAGAAACTCTTCTTTTCTG CTGAGAGTGGCTCcacaaaaatagataaaattgaAGGTGATGAGAAAATTGCTATTGCTACAGACAGTATTGTTGAGCCTCCAGCAAGCATAGAGGACACTGAAACCAGTGTCCCTGGCTGCTTATCCTGGGCCACGAGCAGTACTAGTGAAGAAGATGCCAGGTCTGAGGCAGTTCTTCATGAACCTTTTTCCCCCAACTATTTTGATCCTGATCGTTCAACAAGGACCTTTGCCCGCTCAGAGGAGTACTATTCTTATGTGGATCAGCCTTCTCGGAGGCGAATTCCCATTGGACCAGGTCATCAGGCTGATATTCCAACATGGGGCTTGCAGGGTACCGGTAATTTGAATTATTTAGATTCATCTGAGCCACTAATTTTAGTTCCTAAAGCTTTTGACCGGGACCTCATAGGTGGCAATGACGAGAAAAGATTTATGGGGAATTGTGTAATTCCAATGCCTGATTCAGAAGCTCAACCAACGGCACATGATACTATCAAAGCTGTAAGTGGGAGAACTGATTGTAGCTGCCGGGACAAGGGTTCTCTCCAGTGTGTTAGACAGCATGTTGCAGAAGCAAGAGAGGAACTCATGAAAACACTTGGGCAGGAGAGATTTGTGGAGCTGGGATTCTGTAACATGGGAGAAAAAGTGGCAGAGAACTGGAGTGATGATGAAGAACGATTATTCCATGAGGTGGTTTTTTCTAACCCAGCATCATTGGGCAAAagtttttgggaaaatctttCAATAGTCTTTCCTTTCAAAGCCAAAAAGGAGATTGTGAGCTATTACTTCAATGTCTTTATGCTTCAAAGGCGGGCTGAGCAGAATCGATATGACCCAGTGAACATTGATAGTGATAACGATGAGTGGCAAGAGAGTGACAACTCTGGTGATGAACTTGGAATGACGGAGGAGGATGAAGACTCTGTTGTTGAATCTCCTATTTATCACGATATTGGTTATACTCAAAGCTGGGAAAATGATGTCCGTGAATATGATGAGGATGCTGTGGGTGAGATTTGTGATAATAATGGAAGTGTGGTTTTTGGTAGCTTTAAGGGCATCAACAACATTGCAGAGACATGCCTTGGGAAGCTCTCTGACAACTGCAGTTCTGATCCAACATTTCCAAGCTTGGAGAAGATTCCCCGGGAAGAAAGTGATTATCACGAGGCCCAAGATGAGTCCTGCACATCCTTTGACACAGGGGTTCCTGCACCAGTGACTGAAGTGAAGGCTGAGGACGGCAACCACTGGCCAGGTAGTCCCAATGGGTTTAGTAATGGTAGCGTGCGCGGATATGTTTTGGAACCTTGTGATGCTAAAGTATGGGAGACTGGATCTGGATATATTACTTGCCCAAAAAATGAAATTGATTTTTTGCCCACGTACAGTGTGATTGAAGAGGTTTTTGGAGTTGGAACTTGGAATTGCAAAGCAAGGGATGGGAAGGGACTGAGTTAG
- the LOC131146099 gene encoding uncharacterized protein LOC131146099 isoform X5 translates to MVQKRPFNDEELYKVSSKHPRQLEHNNELVPFLEFVPSELAFQKLFFSAESGSTKIDKIEGDEKIAIATDSIVEPPASIEDTETSVPGCLSWATSSTSEEDARSEAVLHEPFSPNYFDPDRSTRTFARSEEYYSYVDQPSRRRIPIGPGHQADIPTWGLQGTGGNDEKRFMGNCVIPMPDSEAQPTAHDTIKAVSGRTDCSCRDKGSLQCVRQHVAEAREELMKTLGQERFVELGFCNMGEKVAENWSDDEERLFHEVVFSNPASLGKSFWENLSIVFPFKAKKEIVSYYFNVFMLQRRAEQNRYDPVNIDSDNDEWQESDNSGDELGMTEEDEDSVVESPIYHDIGYTQSWENDVREYDEDAVGEICDNNGSVVFGSFKGINNIAETCLGKLSDNCSSDPTFPSLEKIPREESDYHEAQDESCTSFDTGVPAPVTEVKAEDGNHWPGSPNGFSNGSVRGYVLEPCDAKVWETGSGYITCPKNEIDFLPTYSVIEEVFGVGTWNCKARDGKGLS, encoded by the exons ATGGTGCAGAAACGTCCTTTCAATGATGAGGAGTTATATAAGGTTTCTTCTAAGCATCCAAGACAATTGGAACACAATAATGAGCTAGTTCCATTTTTGGAATTTGTTCCTTCCGAACTTGCTTTCCAGAAACTCTTCTTTTCTG CTGAGAGTGGCTCcacaaaaatagataaaattgaAGGTGATGAGAAAATTGCTATTGCTACAGACAGTATTGTTGAGCCTCCAGCAAGCATAGAGGACACTGAAACCAGTGTCCCTGGCTGCTTATCCTGGGCCACGAGCAGTACTAGTGAAGAAGATGCCAGGTCTGAGGCAGTTCTTCATGAACCTTTTTCCCCCAACTATTTTGATCCTGATCGTTCAACAAGGACCTTTGCCCGCTCAGAGGAGTACTATTCTTATGTGGATCAGCCTTCTCGGAGGCGAATTCCCATTGGACCAGGTCATCAGGCTGATATTCCAACATGGGGCTTGCAGGGTACCG GTGGCAATGACGAGAAAAGATTTATGGGGAATTGTGTAATTCCAATGCCTGATTCAGAAGCTCAACCAACGGCACATGATACTATCAAAGCTGTAAGTGGGAGAACTGATTGTAGCTGCCGGGACAAGGGTTCTCTCCAGTGTGTTAGACAGCATGTTGCAGAAGCAAGAGAGGAACTCATGAAAACACTTGGGCAGGAGAGATTTGTGGAGCTGGGATTCTGTAACATGGGAGAAAAAGTGGCAGAGAACTGGAGTGATGATGAAGAACGATTATTCCATGAGGTGGTTTTTTCTAACCCAGCATCATTGGGCAAAagtttttgggaaaatctttCAATAGTCTTTCCTTTCAAAGCCAAAAAGGAGATTGTGAGCTATTACTTCAATGTCTTTATGCTTCAAAGGCGGGCTGAGCAGAATCGATATGACCCAGTGAACATTGATAGTGATAACGATGAGTGGCAAGAGAGTGACAACTCTGGTGATGAACTTGGAATGACGGAGGAGGATGAAGACTCTGTTGTTGAATCTCCTATTTATCACGATATTGGTTATACTCAAAGCTGGGAAAATGATGTCCGTGAATATGATGAGGATGCTGTGGGTGAGATTTGTGATAATAATGGAAGTGTGGTTTTTGGTAGCTTTAAGGGCATCAACAACATTGCAGAGACATGCCTTGGGAAGCTCTCTGACAACTGCAGTTCTGATCCAACATTTCCAAGCTTGGAGAAGATTCCCCGGGAAGAAAGTGATTATCACGAGGCCCAAGATGAGTCCTGCACATCCTTTGACACAGGGGTTCCTGCACCAGTGACTGAAGTGAAGGCTGAGGACGGCAACCACTGGCCAGGTAGTCCCAATGGGTTTAGTAATGGTAGCGTGCGCGGATATGTTTTGGAACCTTGTGATGCTAAAGTATGGGAGACTGGATCTGGATATATTACTTGCCCAAAAAATGAAATTGATTTTTTGCCCACGTACAGTGTGATTGAAGAGGTTTTTGGAGTTGGAACTTGGAATTGCAAAGCAAGGGATGGGAAGGGACTGAGTTAG
- the LOC131146099 gene encoding uncharacterized protein LOC131146099 isoform X2 encodes MVIAQHVFLFLHLIINIFVLFVVVKMVQKRPFNDEELYKVSSKHPRQLEHNNELVPFLEFVPSELAFQKLFFSAESGSTKIDKIEGDEKIAIATDSIVEPPASIEDTETSVPGCLSWATSSTSEEDARSEAVLHEPFSPNYFDPDRSTRTFARSEEYYSYVDQPSRRRIPIGPGHQADIPTWGLQGTGGNDEKRFMGNCVIPMPDSEAQPTAHDTIKAVSGRTDCSCRDKGSLQCVRQHVAEAREELMKTLGQERFVELGFCNMGEKVAENWSDDEERLFHEVVFSNPASLGKSFWENLSIVFPFKAKKEIVSYYFNVFMLQRRAEQNRYDPVNIDSDNDEWQESDNSGDELGMTEEDEDSVVESPIYHDIGYTQSWENDVREYDEDAVGEICDNNGSVVFGSFKGINNIAETCLGKLSDNCSSDPTFPSLEKIPREESDYHEAQDESCTSFDTGVPAPVTEVKAEDGNHWPGSPNGFSNGSVRGYVLEPCDAKVWETGSGYITCPKNEIDFLPTYSVIEEVFGVGTWNCKARDGKGLS; translated from the exons ATGGTTATAGCCCAACATGTTTTCCTGTTCTTACATCTGATCATTAATATATTTGTACTGTTTGTTGTAGTGAAAATGGTGCAGAAACGTCCTTTCAATGATGAGGAGTTATATAAGGTTTCTTCTAAGCATCCAAGACAATTGGAACACAATAATGAGCTAGTTCCATTTTTGGAATTTGTTCCTTCCGAACTTGCTTTCCAGAAACTCTTCTTTTCTG CTGAGAGTGGCTCcacaaaaatagataaaattgaAGGTGATGAGAAAATTGCTATTGCTACAGACAGTATTGTTGAGCCTCCAGCAAGCATAGAGGACACTGAAACCAGTGTCCCTGGCTGCTTATCCTGGGCCACGAGCAGTACTAGTGAAGAAGATGCCAGGTCTGAGGCAGTTCTTCATGAACCTTTTTCCCCCAACTATTTTGATCCTGATCGTTCAACAAGGACCTTTGCCCGCTCAGAGGAGTACTATTCTTATGTGGATCAGCCTTCTCGGAGGCGAATTCCCATTGGACCAGGTCATCAGGCTGATATTCCAACATGGGGCTTGCAGGGTACCG GTGGCAATGACGAGAAAAGATTTATGGGGAATTGTGTAATTCCAATGCCTGATTCAGAAGCTCAACCAACGGCACATGATACTATCAAAGCTGTAAGTGGGAGAACTGATTGTAGCTGCCGGGACAAGGGTTCTCTCCAGTGTGTTAGACAGCATGTTGCAGAAGCAAGAGAGGAACTCATGAAAACACTTGGGCAGGAGAGATTTGTGGAGCTGGGATTCTGTAACATGGGAGAAAAAGTGGCAGAGAACTGGAGTGATGATGAAGAACGATTATTCCATGAGGTGGTTTTTTCTAACCCAGCATCATTGGGCAAAagtttttgggaaaatctttCAATAGTCTTTCCTTTCAAAGCCAAAAAGGAGATTGTGAGCTATTACTTCAATGTCTTTATGCTTCAAAGGCGGGCTGAGCAGAATCGATATGACCCAGTGAACATTGATAGTGATAACGATGAGTGGCAAGAGAGTGACAACTCTGGTGATGAACTTGGAATGACGGAGGAGGATGAAGACTCTGTTGTTGAATCTCCTATTTATCACGATATTGGTTATACTCAAAGCTGGGAAAATGATGTCCGTGAATATGATGAGGATGCTGTGGGTGAGATTTGTGATAATAATGGAAGTGTGGTTTTTGGTAGCTTTAAGGGCATCAACAACATTGCAGAGACATGCCTTGGGAAGCTCTCTGACAACTGCAGTTCTGATCCAACATTTCCAAGCTTGGAGAAGATTCCCCGGGAAGAAAGTGATTATCACGAGGCCCAAGATGAGTCCTGCACATCCTTTGACACAGGGGTTCCTGCACCAGTGACTGAAGTGAAGGCTGAGGACGGCAACCACTGGCCAGGTAGTCCCAATGGGTTTAGTAATGGTAGCGTGCGCGGATATGTTTTGGAACCTTGTGATGCTAAAGTATGGGAGACTGGATCTGGATATATTACTTGCCCAAAAAATGAAATTGATTTTTTGCCCACGTACAGTGTGATTGAAGAGGTTTTTGGAGTTGGAACTTGGAATTGCAAAGCAAGGGATGGGAAGGGACTGAGTTAG
- the LOC131146099 gene encoding uncharacterized protein LOC131146099 isoform X1 codes for MVIAQHVFLFLHLIINIFVLFVVVKMVQKRPFNDEELYKVSSKHPRQLEHNNELVPFLEFVPSELAFQKLFFSAESGSTKIDKIEGDEKIAIATDSIVEPPASIEDTETSVPGCLSWATSSTSEEDARSEAVLHEPFSPNYFDPDRSTRTFARSEEYYSYVDQPSRRRIPIGPGHQADIPTWGLQGTGNLNYLDSSEPLILVPKAFDRDLIGGNDEKRFMGNCVIPMPDSEAQPTAHDTIKAVSGRTDCSCRDKGSLQCVRQHVAEAREELMKTLGQERFVELGFCNMGEKVAENWSDDEERLFHEVVFSNPASLGKSFWENLSIVFPFKAKKEIVSYYFNVFMLQRRAEQNRYDPVNIDSDNDEWQESDNSGDELGMTEEDEDSVVESPIYHDIGYTQSWENDVREYDEDAVGEICDNNGSVVFGSFKGINNIAETCLGKLSDNCSSDPTFPSLEKIPREESDYHEAQDESCTSFDTGVPAPVTEVKAEDGNHWPGSPNGFSNGSVRGYVLEPCDAKVWETGSGYITCPKNEIDFLPTYSVIEEVFGVGTWNCKARDGKGLS; via the exons ATGGTTATAGCCCAACATGTTTTCCTGTTCTTACATCTGATCATTAATATATTTGTACTGTTTGTTGTAGTGAAAATGGTGCAGAAACGTCCTTTCAATGATGAGGAGTTATATAAGGTTTCTTCTAAGCATCCAAGACAATTGGAACACAATAATGAGCTAGTTCCATTTTTGGAATTTGTTCCTTCCGAACTTGCTTTCCAGAAACTCTTCTTTTCTG CTGAGAGTGGCTCcacaaaaatagataaaattgaAGGTGATGAGAAAATTGCTATTGCTACAGACAGTATTGTTGAGCCTCCAGCAAGCATAGAGGACACTGAAACCAGTGTCCCTGGCTGCTTATCCTGGGCCACGAGCAGTACTAGTGAAGAAGATGCCAGGTCTGAGGCAGTTCTTCATGAACCTTTTTCCCCCAACTATTTTGATCCTGATCGTTCAACAAGGACCTTTGCCCGCTCAGAGGAGTACTATTCTTATGTGGATCAGCCTTCTCGGAGGCGAATTCCCATTGGACCAGGTCATCAGGCTGATATTCCAACATGGGGCTTGCAGGGTACCGGTAATTTGAATTATTTAGATTCATCTGAGCCACTAATTTTAGTTCCTAAAGCTTTTGACCGGGACCTCATAGGTGGCAATGACGAGAAAAGATTTATGGGGAATTGTGTAATTCCAATGCCTGATTCAGAAGCTCAACCAACGGCACATGATACTATCAAAGCTGTAAGTGGGAGAACTGATTGTAGCTGCCGGGACAAGGGTTCTCTCCAGTGTGTTAGACAGCATGTTGCAGAAGCAAGAGAGGAACTCATGAAAACACTTGGGCAGGAGAGATTTGTGGAGCTGGGATTCTGTAACATGGGAGAAAAAGTGGCAGAGAACTGGAGTGATGATGAAGAACGATTATTCCATGAGGTGGTTTTTTCTAACCCAGCATCATTGGGCAAAagtttttgggaaaatctttCAATAGTCTTTCCTTTCAAAGCCAAAAAGGAGATTGTGAGCTATTACTTCAATGTCTTTATGCTTCAAAGGCGGGCTGAGCAGAATCGATATGACCCAGTGAACATTGATAGTGATAACGATGAGTGGCAAGAGAGTGACAACTCTGGTGATGAACTTGGAATGACGGAGGAGGATGAAGACTCTGTTGTTGAATCTCCTATTTATCACGATATTGGTTATACTCAAAGCTGGGAAAATGATGTCCGTGAATATGATGAGGATGCTGTGGGTGAGATTTGTGATAATAATGGAAGTGTGGTTTTTGGTAGCTTTAAGGGCATCAACAACATTGCAGAGACATGCCTTGGGAAGCTCTCTGACAACTGCAGTTCTGATCCAACATTTCCAAGCTTGGAGAAGATTCCCCGGGAAGAAAGTGATTATCACGAGGCCCAAGATGAGTCCTGCACATCCTTTGACACAGGGGTTCCTGCACCAGTGACTGAAGTGAAGGCTGAGGACGGCAACCACTGGCCAGGTAGTCCCAATGGGTTTAGTAATGGTAGCGTGCGCGGATATGTTTTGGAACCTTGTGATGCTAAAGTATGGGAGACTGGATCTGGATATATTACTTGCCCAAAAAATGAAATTGATTTTTTGCCCACGTACAGTGTGATTGAAGAGGTTTTTGGAGTTGGAACTTGGAATTGCAAAGCAAGGGATGGGAAGGGACTGAGTTAG
- the LOC131146099 gene encoding uncharacterized protein LOC131146099 isoform X4, whose amino-acid sequence MVIAQHVFLFLHLIINIFVLFVVVKMVQKRPFNDEELYKVSSKHPRQLEHNNELVPFLEFVPSELAFQKLFFSAESGSTKIDKIEGDEKIAIATDSIVEPPASIEDTETSVPGCLSWATSSTSEEDARSEAVLHEPFSPNYFDPDRSTRTFARSEEYYSYVDQPSRRRIPIGPGHQADIPTWGLQGGNDEKRFMGNCVIPMPDSEAQPTAHDTIKAVSGRTDCSCRDKGSLQCVRQHVAEAREELMKTLGQERFVELGFCNMGEKVAENWSDDEERLFHEVVFSNPASLGKSFWENLSIVFPFKAKKEIVSYYFNVFMLQRRAEQNRYDPVNIDSDNDEWQESDNSGDELGMTEEDEDSVVESPIYHDIGYTQSWENDVREYDEDAVGEICDNNGSVVFGSFKGINNIAETCLGKLSDNCSSDPTFPSLEKIPREESDYHEAQDESCTSFDTGVPAPVTEVKAEDGNHWPGSPNGFSNGSVRGYVLEPCDAKVWETGSGYITCPKNEIDFLPTYSVIEEVFGVGTWNCKARDGKGLS is encoded by the exons ATGGTTATAGCCCAACATGTTTTCCTGTTCTTACATCTGATCATTAATATATTTGTACTGTTTGTTGTAGTGAAAATGGTGCAGAAACGTCCTTTCAATGATGAGGAGTTATATAAGGTTTCTTCTAAGCATCCAAGACAATTGGAACACAATAATGAGCTAGTTCCATTTTTGGAATTTGTTCCTTCCGAACTTGCTTTCCAGAAACTCTTCTTTTCTG CTGAGAGTGGCTCcacaaaaatagataaaattgaAGGTGATGAGAAAATTGCTATTGCTACAGACAGTATTGTTGAGCCTCCAGCAAGCATAGAGGACACTGAAACCAGTGTCCCTGGCTGCTTATCCTGGGCCACGAGCAGTACTAGTGAAGAAGATGCCAGGTCTGAGGCAGTTCTTCATGAACCTTTTTCCCCCAACTATTTTGATCCTGATCGTTCAACAAGGACCTTTGCCCGCTCAGAGGAGTACTATTCTTATGTGGATCAGCCTTCTCGGAGGCGAATTCCCATTGGACCAGGTCATCAGGCTGATATTCCAACATGGGGCTTGCAGG GTGGCAATGACGAGAAAAGATTTATGGGGAATTGTGTAATTCCAATGCCTGATTCAGAAGCTCAACCAACGGCACATGATACTATCAAAGCTGTAAGTGGGAGAACTGATTGTAGCTGCCGGGACAAGGGTTCTCTCCAGTGTGTTAGACAGCATGTTGCAGAAGCAAGAGAGGAACTCATGAAAACACTTGGGCAGGAGAGATTTGTGGAGCTGGGATTCTGTAACATGGGAGAAAAAGTGGCAGAGAACTGGAGTGATGATGAAGAACGATTATTCCATGAGGTGGTTTTTTCTAACCCAGCATCATTGGGCAAAagtttttgggaaaatctttCAATAGTCTTTCCTTTCAAAGCCAAAAAGGAGATTGTGAGCTATTACTTCAATGTCTTTATGCTTCAAAGGCGGGCTGAGCAGAATCGATATGACCCAGTGAACATTGATAGTGATAACGATGAGTGGCAAGAGAGTGACAACTCTGGTGATGAACTTGGAATGACGGAGGAGGATGAAGACTCTGTTGTTGAATCTCCTATTTATCACGATATTGGTTATACTCAAAGCTGGGAAAATGATGTCCGTGAATATGATGAGGATGCTGTGGGTGAGATTTGTGATAATAATGGAAGTGTGGTTTTTGGTAGCTTTAAGGGCATCAACAACATTGCAGAGACATGCCTTGGGAAGCTCTCTGACAACTGCAGTTCTGATCCAACATTTCCAAGCTTGGAGAAGATTCCCCGGGAAGAAAGTGATTATCACGAGGCCCAAGATGAGTCCTGCACATCCTTTGACACAGGGGTTCCTGCACCAGTGACTGAAGTGAAGGCTGAGGACGGCAACCACTGGCCAGGTAGTCCCAATGGGTTTAGTAATGGTAGCGTGCGCGGATATGTTTTGGAACCTTGTGATGCTAAAGTATGGGAGACTGGATCTGGATATATTACTTGCCCAAAAAATGAAATTGATTTTTTGCCCACGTACAGTGTGATTGAAGAGGTTTTTGGAGTTGGAACTTGGAATTGCAAAGCAAGGGATGGGAAGGGACTGAGTTAG